The proteins below come from a single Cyanobacteria bacterium QS_8_64_29 genomic window:
- a CDS encoding cell division protein FtsZ: protein MTVDRPFSTHAHYSNASRGVHPSNNSDRASHSGSSTELAAASPQAAAQDEDIVPGNFARIKVIGVGGGGCNAVNRMIASEVSGVEFWGINTDAQALSQSTATQRMQIGQKLTRGLGAGGNPQIGQKAAEESRDELASSLENTDLAFITAGMGGGTGTGAAPIVAEVAKEVGCLTVAVVTRPFTFEGRRRTQQAEEGIAALRSRVDTLIVIPNNQLLSAISEQTPMQEAFRMADDVLRQGVQGISDIITIPGLINVDFADIRAVMADAGSALMGTGSGSGKSRAQEAAMAAISSPLLETSIDGAQGAVLNVTGGSDLTLHEVNAAAEAIYDAASPEANIIFGAVVDERMEGEVRVTVIATGFTADEAAPSTPDTAARRSSAPPAQPLQSPAESNNANEVASGGLDIPEFLQRRRSSGSRS from the coding sequence ATGACAGTAGACCGCCCTTTCTCCACGCACGCGCATTACAGTAACGCCAGTCGCGGCGTCCATCCCAGCAATAACAGCGATCGGGCCAGCCATTCGGGCTCCTCAACCGAGCTGGCAGCCGCGTCGCCGCAAGCGGCGGCTCAGGACGAGGACATCGTGCCGGGGAACTTTGCCCGCATCAAGGTGATTGGCGTGGGCGGCGGCGGTTGCAACGCGGTCAACCGCATGATTGCCAGCGAAGTCTCGGGGGTGGAGTTTTGGGGCATCAATACGGACGCGCAAGCCCTATCGCAATCCACTGCGACCCAGCGCATGCAGATCGGTCAAAAACTGACCCGCGGTCTGGGAGCAGGGGGCAACCCGCAAATCGGCCAAAAAGCCGCCGAAGAATCGCGCGACGAGTTAGCCAGCTCGCTGGAGAATACCGACCTCGCCTTTATCACCGCTGGCATGGGGGGCGGGACCGGCACCGGAGCGGCTCCCATCGTGGCGGAGGTCGCCAAAGAGGTGGGGTGCCTGACCGTGGCGGTGGTCACGCGGCCATTCACCTTTGAAGGGCGGCGCCGCACGCAACAAGCTGAGGAGGGGATTGCCGCGCTGCGCTCGCGGGTGGATACCCTCATCGTTATTCCCAACAACCAGCTGCTATCGGCGATCTCGGAGCAGACGCCCATGCAGGAGGCATTCCGTATGGCGGATGACGTGCTGCGCCAGGGCGTGCAGGGCATCTCCGATATCATTACCATTCCGGGGCTGATCAATGTGGATTTTGCCGACATCCGCGCGGTCATGGCAGATGCCGGTTCCGCCCTGATGGGAACGGGCTCGGGCTCGGGTAAGTCCCGAGCGCAGGAGGCGGCCATGGCGGCCATCTCCTCGCCCTTGCTCGAGACCTCCATTGACGGCGCGCAGGGAGCGGTGCTCAACGTTACCGGTGGCAGCGATCTGACGCTGCACGAGGTCAACGCCGCTGCTGAGGCCATCTACGATGCCGCTTCGCCCGAAGCGAACATTATTTTTGGGGCCGTCGTTGACGAACGCATGGAGGGTGAGGTTCGCGTGACGGTGATTGCCACTGGCTTTACCGCAGATGAAGCGGCGCCCAGTACCCCCGATACCGCAGCCCGACGATCGAGCGCACCACCGGCCCAACCGCTGCAATCGCCGGCCGAGAGCAACAATGCCAACGAAGTTGCCTCAGGCGGTCTCGACATTCCCGAGTTCTTGCAGCGGCGCCGCTCCTCGGGCAGTCGCTCCTAA
- a CDS encoding cell division protein FtsQ, with protein sequence MTAVGSTSAKAIARRRQRLQRRRRRKTLQALWRSLLLGGLTGALAWSATLPQWHLRQPSQIHIRGNQRLSDAAIRRLAAAHTESSFLLGMEVRTLSERLEAQLPIAEATVSRQLLPPRLIVTVAERDPVAVAVPAQQPQAAVPIDARGRAFPASSDRGGGEHPELKVLGFRDRYRSQWPQLYRTLARSRVEVSALDWRQPGNLILKTALGEVHLGPYRPQRFRAQLAALARLQALPERIDYIDLQVPEAPTVRVRASANAPPPSSGPN encoded by the coding sequence ATGACGGCAGTGGGCTCGACATCGGCAAAGGCGATCGCGCGCCGGCGGCAGCGCTTGCAACGCCGCCGCCGGCGGAAAACGCTACAGGCACTCTGGCGCTCGCTGCTGCTAGGCGGGCTGACTGGGGCATTGGCCTGGAGCGCCACCTTGCCTCAATGGCATCTGCGCCAGCCCAGCCAAATCCACATCCGCGGCAACCAGCGGTTGAGCGACGCGGCCATCCGCCGGCTCGCTGCTGCCCACACCGAATCGTCCTTTCTGTTGGGGATGGAGGTGCGGACCCTGAGCGAGCGCCTGGAAGCACAACTCCCCATTGCCGAGGCCACCGTATCGCGCCAGCTCCTGCCGCCGCGCCTGATCGTCACCGTGGCAGAGCGCGATCCAGTAGCCGTAGCAGTACCGGCACAACAGCCGCAAGCGGCGGTCCCCATTGACGCGCGCGGCCGGGCGTTTCCGGCTTCTAGCGATCGCGGCGGTGGTGAGCACCCCGAGCTCAAGGTGTTGGGCTTTCGCGATCGGTACCGCTCGCAGTGGCCTCAGCTCTACCGAACGCTCGCTCGCTCGCGGGTTGAGGTCTCGGCCCTCGACTGGCGCCAACCTGGCAACCTGATCCTAAAAACGGCGTTGGGTGAAGTTCATCTGGGGCCTTATCGGCCGCAGCGCTTTCGCGCGCAGCTGGCCGCCCTCGCCCGCCTGCAGGCGCTCCCCGAGCGCATCGACTACATCGATCTCCAAGTTCCCGAGGCGCCTACCGTTCGCGTTCGAGCTAGTGCCAATGCCCCGCCGCCATCGAGCGGGCCAAATTGA
- a CDS encoding rod shape-determining protein (functions in MreBCD complex in some organisms), whose product MGLIDRFSRDMGIDLGTANTLVFVSNGEAILDEPSVVAIDKNTQEVLATGQQAKAMLGRTPDSITALRPLRDGVIADFDSAELMLQQFLRQALGGRSLVRPRLVIGIPSGVTGVERRAILEAASQAGAREVYAIDEPVAAAIGAGLPVEEPVGHLVVDIGGGTTEVTVLSLQGTVLSESVRVAGDDLSEAIAQYLKKVHNLVVGERTAEDIKIQLGSAYPSDGDSEREMAVRGLHLLSGLPRNVTLKAPEIRESLSEPLTAIVEAVKRTLERIPPELSADIINHGIVLTGGGALLDGLDTLISHETGVVTHVASDPLRCVVLGTSRVLDRFGEAQLNRLFSERVREG is encoded by the coding sequence GTGGGGCTCATCGACCGCTTCTCCCGAGACATGGGCATTGACCTGGGGACCGCCAATACGTTGGTGTTTGTCTCCAACGGCGAAGCCATCCTCGACGAACCGTCCGTGGTGGCAATCGATAAAAACACGCAGGAGGTTTTGGCAACCGGCCAGCAAGCTAAAGCCATGCTGGGCCGGACGCCGGACAGCATCACCGCCCTGCGGCCGCTGCGCGATGGCGTCATTGCTGATTTCGACAGTGCCGAGCTCATGCTGCAGCAGTTCCTGCGGCAAGCGTTGGGCGGCCGCTCGCTGGTGAGGCCGCGCTTGGTCATCGGCATCCCATCAGGGGTTACCGGCGTGGAGCGGCGCGCGATCCTGGAAGCAGCTTCACAAGCGGGCGCCCGCGAGGTTTATGCAATCGACGAACCGGTGGCTGCCGCGATCGGCGCTGGCTTGCCCGTGGAGGAGCCCGTGGGGCACTTGGTAGTCGATATTGGCGGCGGGACCACCGAGGTCACCGTCTTGAGCCTGCAGGGGACCGTCCTGAGCGAGTCGGTCCGGGTAGCAGGCGACGATCTGAGCGAAGCGATCGCGCAGTACTTGAAAAAAGTCCACAACTTGGTGGTGGGCGAGCGCACTGCCGAGGACATCAAGATCCAGCTCGGGTCGGCCTATCCCAGCGACGGCGACAGCGAGCGGGAGATGGCCGTTCGGGGATTGCATCTGCTCTCGGGGTTGCCGCGCAATGTCACCCTCAAGGCCCCCGAGATCCGCGAGAGCCTGTCGGAGCCGCTGACCGCGATCGTCGAGGCCGTCAAGCGCACCCTAGAGCGAATCCCGCCCGAGCTCTCAGCCGACATCATCAACCACGGCATCGTCCTGACTGGCGGCGGCGCGCTCCTGGATGGCCTGGATACGCTCATCAGCCACGAAACCGGCGTCGTCACCCACGTTGCCAGCGATCCGCTGCGCTGCGTTGTCCTGGGGACCTCTCGGGTGCTCGATCGCTTCGGCGAGGCCCAGCTCAACCGCCTCTTTAGCGAGCGCGTCCGCGAGGGCTAG
- a CDS encoding peptidase S41 — translation MVAGKNKLVLGATAAAATTAAVTGAGMQLNGMGLNLSQGQSLLRNSPKELVDEAWQIVNQNYVDATFDGIDWEAVRTEYLNRSYDSKQQAYQAISEMVDKLDSPYTRFMKPQEFKNLKIDTSGELTGVGIQVAKDESSDRIKVISPIEGTPAAQAGIASGDIITQIDGESTQGMALSEAVQRIRGKVGTDVELTVRRDERSQTYTITRAQIEVHPVKSRVVEAQPEPVGYIRLRQFSTKASGEMRQAIQKLEGKDVGGYVLDLRSNPGGLLSASVEIARMWLDEGTIVLIVDRNGERDRKQASGSALTDEPVVVLVNGGSASASEILAGALQDNSRATLVGARTFGKGSVQSVRALGDGSGLAVTVAKHLTPSGRNISQNGIKPDVVRELSEQQQKALRQNRDRIGSPTDPQFAKALSVLQQRIAAERQQLETAAP, via the coding sequence ATGGTTGCTGGCAAAAACAAACTTGTGCTCGGCGCCACGGCAGCAGCAGCGACCACCGCTGCCGTTACGGGGGCTGGGATGCAGCTCAACGGGATGGGGCTCAACCTATCGCAGGGGCAGTCCCTTTTGCGCAATAGCCCGAAAGAGCTGGTCGATGAAGCTTGGCAAATTGTCAATCAAAACTACGTCGATGCGACCTTCGATGGGATCGACTGGGAAGCCGTTCGCACCGAGTACCTCAACCGCTCCTACGACAGCAAGCAGCAAGCTTACCAAGCCATCAGCGAGATGGTGGATAAGCTTGACTCGCCCTACACGCGGTTCATGAAACCGCAGGAGTTCAAAAACCTCAAAATCGATACCTCTGGCGAGCTGACCGGCGTCGGCATCCAGGTTGCCAAAGATGAGAGCAGCGATCGCATCAAGGTCATCTCGCCCATCGAAGGAACGCCGGCCGCCCAAGCCGGGATCGCAAGCGGCGATATTATTACCCAAATCGATGGCGAGAGCACCCAGGGCATGGCGTTGAGCGAGGCCGTCCAGCGCATCCGCGGCAAGGTGGGCACTGACGTCGAGCTGACCGTGCGCCGCGACGAGCGCAGCCAGACTTACACCATCACCCGGGCCCAAATTGAGGTCCATCCGGTCAAATCGCGGGTGGTTGAGGCCCAGCCCGAACCAGTGGGCTACATCCGCCTGCGGCAGTTCAGTACCAAGGCATCAGGCGAGATGCGCCAAGCCATCCAAAAACTGGAAGGCAAGGATGTTGGGGGGTACGTGCTCGATTTGCGCTCCAATCCAGGCGGGTTGCTCTCGGCGAGCGTCGAGATTGCGCGCATGTGGCTGGATGAGGGCACCATCGTGTTGATCGTCGATCGCAACGGCGAGCGCGATCGCAAGCAGGCCAGCGGAAGCGCGCTCACCGACGAGCCCGTGGTCGTGCTCGTCAACGGCGGCTCGGCGAGCGCCAGCGAGATCCTGGCCGGGGCCTTGCAAGACAACAGCCGCGCCACGCTGGTGGGCGCCCGCACCTTTGGCAAGGGCTCGGTGCAGTCGGTACGCGCTCTAGGCGATGGCTCCGGCCTGGCGGTCACGGTGGCCAAACACCTCACCCCCAGCGGGCGCAACATCAGCCAAAACGGCATCAAACCCGACGTCGTGCGCGAGCTCAGCGAGCAGCAGCAAAAAGCCCTGCGCCAAAACCGCGATCGCATTGGTTCGCCAACCGATCCGCAGTTTGCCAAAGCCCTATCGGTGCTGCAGCAGCGCATTGCCGCCGAGCGGCAGCAGCTGGAAACGGCAGCCCCCTAA
- a CDS encoding DNA polymerase I: MSADAAPLLLLVDGHSLAFRAYYAFANSREGGLRNSAGTPTSICFGFLHSLLQVIEAQQPQLVAVAFDLAMPTFRHEADEAYKADREEPPDDFAPDLENLKALLAALNLQVVTAAGYEADDLLATLAHRGSNAGYRVRILTGDRDLFQLVDAERQIAVLYSDRSALRGNSEATISEVGPEAVREQLQIAPEQVVDYKALCGDKSDNVPGVEGIGPKTVVKLLQAYGDLDGIYQNLERIKGTTRTKLEAGQQAAQHSRYMVQLQADAPCELPLAAFRLQGFEASELRPLLAELELNTFLRRLDRLQQQLGGPPSADADGSASADAEDLAFFSPEETDRHQQAQAQYAPNPHIIDTPERLEALVAHLQTLTEGDSPVAWDTETTALKPRKAQLVGLGCCWGPQPDQIAYIPLGHSQGGNLDCARALEQLRPLLESREYPKALQHAKFDRLVLWHHGIALRGVTFDTLLASYLLRPETTHNLKDLVARHLPAALVPDSYQDLAIPKGQTIADLEVAAVAHYCGMDAYATFLLVPPLRDALAANPALQTLFETVELPLESVLADMEYCGIRIDTDYLNQLSRELAEQLQQIEQAAFEAAGEQFNLDSPKQLSALLFERLNLDRRKARKTKTGRSTDHATLERLQGDHPVIDAILRYRSLAKLKSTYIDTLPSLADPQTQRVYADFNQTITTTGRLSSSNPNLQNIPVRTEFSRQIRKAFVPAPGWLLVSADYSQIELRILAHFSQDPILVEAYRNNRDVHTVTAQLLFDKEPGEVTAEERRLGKVINFGVIYGMGAQRFAREAGVSAERGQAFIDRYRERYPQVFAFLDGCKQAAIARGYVETVLGRQRYFDWRGDRLRQLRGAAEETIDLAALRPAREDAETLRAAANAPIQGSSADIIKVAMVQLSDWLQAHQYRARLLLQVHDELVLEVPREEWAELQPHIQAIMEGAVELSVPLSVEACAGPNWLEAK; this comes from the coding sequence ATGAGCGCCGATGCTGCCCCCCTGTTGTTGTTGGTCGATGGCCATTCGCTGGCCTTTCGGGCCTACTACGCCTTTGCCAACAGTCGGGAAGGGGGATTGCGCAACTCAGCAGGCACGCCCACCAGCATCTGCTTTGGGTTCCTCCACTCCCTGCTGCAGGTCATTGAGGCCCAGCAACCGCAGCTGGTGGCAGTCGCCTTTGACCTGGCCATGCCCACCTTCCGCCACGAAGCGGATGAGGCCTACAAAGCCGATCGCGAGGAACCGCCGGACGACTTTGCCCCCGATCTGGAGAACCTGAAAGCGCTGCTAGCTGCGCTCAACTTGCAGGTGGTGACGGCCGCTGGCTACGAGGCCGATGACCTGCTGGCAACGCTGGCACACCGCGGCAGCAACGCTGGTTACCGCGTCCGGATCCTGACCGGCGATCGGGATCTGTTTCAGCTGGTCGATGCCGAGCGCCAAATCGCGGTTTTGTACTCGGATCGCAGCGCCCTGCGGGGCAACTCAGAAGCCACTATCTCAGAAGTTGGCCCTGAGGCAGTGCGCGAGCAGCTCCAGATCGCGCCCGAGCAGGTGGTCGACTACAAAGCCCTTTGCGGCGACAAATCCGACAACGTTCCCGGGGTTGAGGGCATTGGTCCCAAAACCGTGGTCAAGCTGCTGCAGGCCTATGGCGACCTGGACGGCATCTACCAGAACCTCGAGCGCATCAAAGGCACAACCCGCACCAAGCTCGAGGCCGGGCAACAGGCCGCACAGCACTCGCGCTACATGGTCCAACTCCAGGCCGATGCCCCCTGCGAGCTACCGCTGGCGGCGTTTCGCTTGCAGGGCTTCGAGGCGAGCGAGCTGCGCCCGCTGTTGGCCGAGCTCGAGCTCAATACGTTCTTGCGGCGCCTCGACCGGCTCCAGCAGCAGTTAGGGGGGCCACCCAGCGCGGATGCCGATGGCAGCGCCAGTGCCGATGCTGAGGATCTGGCCTTTTTTAGCCCGGAAGAGACTGATCGACACCAACAGGCCCAAGCGCAGTACGCCCCCAATCCCCACATCATCGACACGCCCGAGCGACTGGAAGCGCTAGTGGCCCACCTCCAGACCTTGACCGAGGGCGATTCGCCCGTGGCTTGGGATACCGAGACCACTGCGCTCAAGCCCCGCAAGGCCCAACTGGTGGGATTGGGCTGCTGCTGGGGCCCTCAGCCAGATCAGATTGCCTACATCCCGCTCGGGCACAGTCAGGGCGGCAACCTCGACTGCGCCCGCGCCCTGGAGCAGCTGCGCCCCCTGCTCGAGAGTCGCGAGTATCCCAAAGCCCTCCAGCACGCCAAATTCGACCGGCTGGTGTTGTGGCATCACGGCATTGCGCTGCGCGGCGTCACCTTCGACACGCTGCTGGCTAGCTATCTGCTCCGGCCCGAGACGACCCACAACCTCAAAGATTTGGTAGCGCGCCACTTGCCGGCAGCGCTCGTCCCCGACAGCTACCAAGATTTGGCCATTCCCAAAGGGCAAACCATCGCCGATCTCGAGGTGGCTGCAGTCGCCCACTACTGCGGCATGGATGCCTATGCCACGTTTTTGCTCGTGCCGCCATTGCGCGATGCCCTAGCGGCCAATCCCGCGCTCCAAACGCTGTTCGAGACCGTGGAGCTGCCGCTGGAGTCGGTTTTGGCGGATATGGAGTACTGCGGCATCCGCATCGATACCGACTACCTCAACCAACTCTCGCGCGAGCTGGCCGAGCAACTGCAGCAGATCGAGCAGGCAGCGTTTGAAGCGGCCGGGGAGCAGTTCAATCTGGACTCGCCCAAGCAGCTCAGTGCCCTGCTGTTCGAGCGGCTCAACCTCGACCGGCGCAAGGCGCGCAAAACCAAAACCGGTCGCTCCACCGACCATGCGACGCTGGAGCGCTTGCAAGGGGACCACCCGGTAATCGATGCCATTCTGCGCTACCGCAGCTTGGCCAAGCTCAAATCCACCTACATCGACACCCTCCCGTCGCTCGCCGATCCGCAGACGCAGCGCGTCTACGCCGATTTCAATCAAACCATTACCACCACCGGCCGGCTCTCCTCCTCCAATCCCAACCTGCAAAACATCCCGGTCCGGACCGAGTTCTCGCGCCAAATCCGCAAGGCCTTCGTGCCGGCGCCAGGGTGGCTGCTGGTCTCGGCAGACTACTCCCAGATCGAGCTGCGCATTCTGGCCCACTTCAGCCAGGACCCCATCCTGGTGGAGGCTTACCGCAACAACCGTGACGTCCATACGGTCACTGCCCAACTGCTGTTCGATAAGGAACCGGGCGAGGTGACAGCCGAAGAGCGCCGGCTGGGTAAGGTCATCAACTTTGGCGTCATCTATGGCATGGGCGCGCAGCGCTTTGCCCGCGAAGCCGGGGTGAGCGCCGAGCGCGGGCAAGCTTTTATCGATCGCTACCGGGAGCGCTACCCGCAGGTCTTTGCCTTTTTGGACGGCTGCAAACAAGCCGCGATCGCGCGCGGTTACGTCGAAACAGTGCTGGGGCGGCAGCGCTACTTTGACTGGCGCGGCGATCGCCTGCGCCAGCTGCGAGGGGCTGCCGAGGAAACCATCGATCTGGCGGCGTTGCGCCCCGCGCGCGAGGACGCCGAGACCTTGCGCGCTGCGGCCAATGCCCCCATCCAGGGCTCAAGCGCCGACATTATCAAAGTGGCCATGGTGCAGCTATCCGACTGGCTGCAAGCTCACCAGTACCGGGCGCGCTTGCTGCTGCAGGTCCACGACGAGCTCGTATTGGAGGTGCCGCGCGAGGAGTGGGCGGAGCTGCAGCCCCACATCCAGGCCATTATGGAGGGGGCCGTTGAGCTGAGCGTTCCGCTGTCGGTTGAGGCCTGCGCCGGCCCCAATTGGCTGGAGGCCAAATAG
- a CDS encoding histidine--tRNA ligase gives MGSLQALRGTRDILPDEAPYWQRVEDAARRVLGRACYREIRPPVLEQAVLFERSIGEATDVVSKEMYAFQDRGDRTVALRPEGTAGVVRAYIENGLHSAGVQRLWYGGPMFRYERPQAGRQRQFHQIGVELIGSADPRADVETITIATELLRALGLKQLRLDLNSIGDPEDRQRYRAVLSERLAPYQAELDADSQQRLHRNPLRILDSKDERTQQLVRELPPITDYLKPESQAHFESVQQSLSDLGIAYRLNPRLVRGLDYYTHTAFEIQSDDLGAQATVCGGGRYDGLVAQLGGPDTPAVGWAIGMERLTLLLQQLEAPASGAAPIYLASRGERAQAQALTLAQQLRQQAFAVELDLGGSAFSKQLKRADRAGAHVCLLLGDHEAEAGTVQLKWLASQEQQTCLQSELPARLAALQAQPESAC, from the coding sequence ATGGGATCGCTACAGGCCCTGCGCGGAACGCGCGACATTCTGCCCGATGAGGCTCCCTACTGGCAGCGGGTCGAGGACGCCGCTCGGCGCGTGTTGGGGCGGGCCTGCTACCGCGAGATTCGCCCGCCCGTGCTGGAGCAAGCCGTCTTGTTCGAGCGCAGCATCGGCGAAGCCACCGATGTTGTCAGCAAGGAAATGTATGCCTTTCAGGACCGCGGCGATCGCACCGTCGCGCTGCGGCCGGAAGGAACGGCAGGAGTGGTGCGTGCCTACATTGAAAACGGCTTGCACTCCGCCGGCGTGCAGCGCTTGTGGTACGGCGGTCCCATGTTTCGCTACGAGCGCCCGCAAGCGGGCCGCCAGCGACAGTTCCACCAAATTGGGGTGGAGCTGATCGGCAGCGCCGATCCCCGCGCCGATGTCGAGACGATCACGATCGCGACCGAGCTGCTGCGCGCGCTGGGTTTAAAGCAGCTTCGCCTCGATCTCAACTCCATCGGCGACCCTGAGGATCGCCAGCGCTACCGGGCCGTGCTGAGCGAGCGTTTGGCCCCCTACCAGGCGGAACTCGATGCCGACTCCCAACAGCGGCTGCATCGCAATCCGCTGCGGATTTTGGATAGCAAAGACGAGCGCACCCAGCAGCTCGTCCGGGAGCTGCCGCCCATTACGGACTACCTCAAGCCCGAATCCCAGGCGCACTTCGAGAGCGTGCAGCAGTCCCTAAGCGATCTGGGGATCGCCTACCGCCTCAACCCGCGCCTGGTACGCGGCTTAGATTACTACACCCACACCGCCTTCGAGATCCAATCCGACGATCTGGGCGCGCAAGCCACCGTGTGCGGTGGCGGCCGCTACGATGGCCTGGTGGCCCAGCTAGGCGGTCCCGATACCCCGGCCGTGGGGTGGGCCATCGGCATGGAGCGCCTCACCTTACTGCTGCAGCAACTGGAGGCGCCTGCCTCGGGCGCTGCCCCCATCTATTTGGCCTCACGCGGCGAGCGCGCCCAGGCCCAAGCCTTGACCCTAGCCCAGCAGCTGCGCCAGCAGGCGTTTGCAGTCGAGCTGGATCTGGGCGGCAGTGCCTTTAGCAAGCAGCTCAAGCGCGCCGATCGCGCCGGCGCCCACGTTTGCCTGCTGCTCGGCGATCACGAAGCCGAGGCTGGGACCGTCCAACTGAAGTGGCTGGCGTCTCAGGAACAGCAAACCTGCTTGCAGAGCGAGCTGCCCGCACGCTTGGCAGCTTTGCAGGCGCAGCCCGAGTCAGCCTGCTAG